Part of the Pedobacter sp. MC2016-14 genome is shown below.
GTGTGAACCGGCACGAAACAGATCCCATCACAGGTCAAACGATCTCCAAAGAGGCTATGCTGCGGGACATTAAACTGATGAAACTGTTCAATATTAATGCCGTGCGTACCAGTCATTATCCCAATACAGAATATTGGCTTGACCTCTGTGATCAATATGGCATTTATGTGGTAGGGGAAGCAAATATAGAATCTCATGGTATGGGTTATGATATTACTAAAACCATGGCCAATCGCCCTACCTGGGTATCAGCGCACCTGATGCGTGTACAGCGGATGATAGAGCGGGACAAGAACCATGCGTCCATCATCACCTGGAGCATGGGTAATGAAGCGGGTAATGGGTATAATTTTTACTCCTGTTATTTATGGATGAAAGCAAGGGATAAAAGCAGACCCCTGCAGTATGAGCGTGCTGTGGCAGATTATAAAACCTTTACTTATGAATGGAATTCTGATGTGATCTGTCCGATGTATCCTACGCCCGATGGGATGATCGCTTATGCCAAAGCAAATCCAGCTCCAACCCGACCTTTTATCATGTGTGAATATGCACATGCTATGGGTAACTCACTCGGCAATTTTACAGATTACTGGGACATTATAAGAACAAATAAACATGCTTTTCAAGGCGGTTTTATCTGGGATTTTGTTGATCAGTGTTTTCAGCGTGTAAATGCAAAAGGTGATACGGTTTATACCTATGGAGGAGACTATGAACCTAAGGAGGCCATTACGGATTGGAACTATGCAGCAAAAGGGATATTTTATGCCAATAGAACGCCCTATCCTCATGCATGGGAAATGAAAAAGGTGTATCAGGATATTCACACGGTACTGAAAGATAAAAATAACATAGAAGTTTACAATGAAAAATTCTTTACAGATCTTGGCAATATAACGTTAGATTGGGAGGTATTGGTAAATGGCAAGCAAGTGCAGAATGGGAATTTACAAGCTGTAAATGTTGGCCCTCAGCAAAAAGGGAATTTCAATATTCCCTTTAAAACCGTTAAAACTGGTGAAGCCTATTTAAATTTAACTTACCGGTTAAAATCAGCAGAACCATTAAAGCCTTCCGGTCATATCGTAGCTGTAGAACAATTGAAATTAGGAGGAACTTACCAAAATAGTTTAGCATTGGAAGCTGCAGGGGCCATTTTGAAAACGGAGACAGGTAATGAAATCACGTTTAGTACTGCTGAAAATAGGATTGTCTTTAATAAACTAAAGGGTGTGATGACCAATTACCGTATTAAAGGAAGGGAAATGTTAGACAGTCAATATGGCTTAAAGCCTAATTTTTGGCGTGCACCGAATGACAATGATTTTGGCGCTACTTTGCAACTCAAATTGAAAAAATGGAAGACTGCCTTTGAAAATGCAAAACTCATGGTGTTCGATACAGAACTGAAGGATAAAAAAGCATTTATTACCACAACATTTGATCTCCCGGATGTAGCAGCAAAACTTACTATTGCTTATACCATCAATGGCAAAGGAGAACTTTTGGTTAATGAGCAACTGAAAGCAGATACCACAAAAAAGACGGTTATGTTGCCTCGTTTTGGGATGCAGTGGATTATGCCTGCGGGTTTTGAGCAAATTGAATATTATGGAAGGGGCCCACAGGAAAATTACCAGGACAGGTTCTTTAGTGCGCATGTTGGTTTATACAAACAAACGGTGAAGTCGCAGTATTTTCATTATGTAACGCCACAGGAAACCGGGAATAAAACCGATGTAAGGTGGTTTAACATAAGGGATAAGGCAGGTAAGGGCTTAAATGTCACTGCTAGCGTACCACTCAGCATGAGTGCGCTTCACTATTTTGATGTGGATTTAGATGATGGTGACAAACACCACCAACGACATGCTACAGACATCAGTGAAAGAGCGCAGACACAATTAAATATCGACTTTAAGCAAATGGGTGTTGGTGGGATAGATAGCTGGAGGTCTATACCAATGACCAAATACCAAATGCCTTTTGGAGATTATTCATTCAGTTTTATGATTAAGCCAATTCAATAATTATGATTTTAAAGTGTTTCAGGGCATTTAGTTTGCTGGTTTTTCTAAGTTTAGGTGGTATCACCTTGAATGCTAAAGAATATGGTGATAGTGTGATTAAGGTTAAGATAGACCTGGCACAAAAGAAGCAGACCATTGAAAATATAGGCTCTTCAGGCTGCTGGTTCTCTGAAGGTATTGGAAAAGATTGGCCGAAGGAGAAGAAAGAAAGAATAGCTCAATTGCTTTTTAGCCGTCAGTTTGATAAAAATGGCAAGGCGGAGGGGATAGGTCTGTCGGCTTGGCGATTTAATATTGGTGCGGGCACCACAGAACAGGGAGATAGCAGCGGTATCAAAGACTTTAGAAAAAGATCGGAATCCTTTTTAAAGAAAGATGGTACCTATGACTGGACGAAACAAGCTGGTTACCAGTTTTTTCTTCAAAAGGCGCATGACTATGGCGTAGAAACATTAATTGCTTTTTCCAATTCACCACCTGTCCAGTTTACCAAAAACGGTCTGGGTTATAAAACGGAGAAAAATTATGAATCCAATCTACGTGAAGATGCTTTTGAGGCCTATGCTACATTTTTATCAACCGTGGTTAAACATTTTGATCAGCAGGGATTGCATTTTGAGTATGTGAGTCCAGTCAATGAACCGCAGTGGGATTGGTCACATAAGTATAAGGAAGCAGATCAGGAAGGTTCTCCCTGGTCAAATTATGAAATTTATAAGGTTACTAAGGCTTTAAATACTGCATTAGTGAAGGACAAATTATCCAGTAAAATCCTGCTTACAGAGGCAGGAATGCTCAATTATTTATGTGGAGGATCGGGTAAGGCAGGACGACAAATTCAAACGTTCTTTAACCGGAATAACCCCTTATATGTAGCTGATTTACCACTGGTCCCTAAAATAATTGCCGGCCACAGTTATTTT
Proteins encoded:
- a CDS encoding glycoside hydrolase family 2 TIM barrel-domain containing protein, which produces MISFINKRLICKGLCILSIFAGNVTLKAQKPYWLDETVNEVNRMPMHASYFVFGNEKEANRNDWTSSANYQTLNGDWKFKWAEKPADLPSGFETVAFDDSQWNTFKVPGNWEMNGFGFPLYNTGGFEFAYLMGNTVNPPLVPLTFDPTAIYRREVILPSSWKEKQVVLHIGAAKSNLSVWVNGKFVGYGEDSKLPSDFDISPYLSPGKNLIVLKVMRWGDGNYLEDQDMWRLSGITRDCYLLARNPVHIYDIDAAPDLDSLYKNGWLNLSLKLNKPAAGVTADVMLKEGNTMISQKKLSFDGTVDAFFKMEVQRPRLWTAETPNLYELLITLKDGKGQVLEVIPQRVGFRKIEIKKGLFLVNGKPVLIKGVNRHETDPITGQTISKEAMLRDIKLMKLFNINAVRTSHYPNTEYWLDLCDQYGIYVVGEANIESHGMGYDITKTMANRPTWVSAHLMRVQRMIERDKNHASIITWSMGNEAGNGYNFYSCYLWMKARDKSRPLQYERAVADYKTFTYEWNSDVICPMYPTPDGMIAYAKANPAPTRPFIMCEYAHAMGNSLGNFTDYWDIIRTNKHAFQGGFIWDFVDQCFQRVNAKGDTVYTYGGDYEPKEAITDWNYAAKGIFYANRTPYPHAWEMKKVYQDIHTVLKDKNNIEVYNEKFFTDLGNITLDWEVLVNGKQVQNGNLQAVNVGPQQKGNFNIPFKTVKTGEAYLNLTYRLKSAEPLKPSGHIVAVEQLKLGGTYQNSLALEAAGAILKTETGNEITFSTAENRIVFNKLKGVMTNYRIKGREMLDSQYGLKPNFWRAPNDNDFGATLQLKLKKWKTAFENAKLMVFDTELKDKKAFITTTFDLPDVAAKLTIAYTINGKGELLVNEQLKADTTKKTVMLPRFGMQWIMPAGFEQIEYYGRGPQENYQDRFFSAHVGLYKQTVKSQYFHYVTPQETGNKTDVRWFNIRDKAGKGLNVTASVPLSMSALHYFDVDLDDGDKHHQRHATDISERAQTQLNIDFKQMGVGGIDSWRSIPMTKYQMPFGDYSFSFMIKPIQ
- a CDS encoding glycoside hydrolase; the protein is MILKCFRAFSLLVFLSLGGITLNAKEYGDSVIKVKIDLAQKKQTIENIGSSGCWFSEGIGKDWPKEKKERIAQLLFSRQFDKNGKAEGIGLSAWRFNIGAGTTEQGDSSGIKDFRKRSESFLKKDGTYDWTKQAGYQFFLQKAHDYGVETLIAFSNSPPVQFTKNGLGYKTEKNYESNLREDAFEAYATFLSTVVKHFDQQGLHFEYVSPVNEPQWDWSHKYKEADQEGSPWSNYEIYKVTKALNTALVKDKLSSKILLTEAGMLNYLCGGSGKAGRQIQTFFNRNNPLYVADLPLVPKIIAGHSYFTESNNEVLASTRKQLADTVKAYGLNYWQSEYSMLADGFKEGTKGDRSAMDCALFLSKVIHSDLTVGNATAWQFWNAYEPGSAARNTRYYLIALQPNEDYKDGEFTVTKNLWALGHYSRFVRPGMTRLSTEMLTGSKKEHKDIMISAFTNQSGKMIVVCTNYGSKKAQLELDIKNVIKKYGIMSSYLTTEEQGIDLKKQPVQDPSEAITLPARSITTIVLD